The Hydrogenispora ethanolica genome includes the window GAGAGAAAGGAATTGTCGGCATGGGCGCCATGAGCGATCCCTATAATCCGCTGGAAAAACAGTTGATGCTCACCGGCAAGTCCCTGGAGTTATTGGATAAGCATGGCTTCGGCGTCCATATTCCGACCAAGAGCGATCTCGTCACCCGGGATATCCCGATCCTGCAGTCCATCGCCAGGCATTCCCCGGTCAGCATCGGCATTACCATTACCGCGTCCGAGGATGGGTTGGCCGGGATGATCGAGCCGGCGGCGCCGTCCTCTTCCCGGCGCTTCGCGGCCCTGCAAGAACTGGCGCGGCACGGAATTTACGCCGGTATTCTGATGATGCCGATCCTGCCTTTCATCTCGGATCAGCCCGAGAATATTCTGACGCTGGTCCGGACCGCGGCGGAGTGTGGCGCCCGCTATATTTTCCCCTGGTTCGGACTGACCTTGCGGCCGGGACAAAGGGAGTTTTTTTACCGCGCCCTGGACCGGCATTACCCGGGATTGAAAGAGCGCTATCAGGCGACTTACGGCAATGCCTATGAATGTTTATCGCCGGACCACCGGCGGTTGTGGCGGATGTTTACCCGGGAATGTCAAAGCCGGGATATCCGTTACCGGATGCCGGATATCATTGAAGGTGCGAAACGGATGCCGGTCTCCAATCAACTGCCGCTATTTTAAAGTGCTTTGATAACTCTTGCTCAATTTGGCCGCGGTCTTGCCCGATGTGCAACTGGAGTCGAGCCGGTTACCCGGGAACGCTGCCCCAAGAACTTCCGGCTCTGCCATCAACGCCCGTTCTCAGGGAGCGCTGGGGCAAAGATGGTTCAGATGAAACGCAAATCGTCTAGGCGGCGCACGGGAACGGTTGCTGCCGCCGGGGAGAGAGAAGCCTTTTATAGGAATTTAATTTTAAGCGACTTCGCCGAAGGGCGAGGCGTTTTTTTATTGCCAATCATTTAGGTTAAAATTGGGTAAACCCGGTTATCGATAGAGGGAATTGCTGGAGAGAAGCGAATTAGTAACACAAAATTATAAAATGTGATACTGATGTGCTCGTTCAGGGAGGAGCCGGAAATGCAGAACTTCGCGATGGATCTTAACCGGATGGCATTCTTTGAAGGCCTGGCCGAACAATGGGACGTGGTCGGAACGCCGCCGTCTCCGGCAAAAGTTGCGGCTTTCCTGGAAAAAGTGGGGTTGGAATCCGGAGATAGAGTGCTCGATTTGGGTACCGGCACCGGGCTCATGATTCCGTATATCTTCGGCTGGGATCCGGCAACGGTCTGGGCGGTCGACTTATCCCCCAAAATGCTTGCCAAAGTGCGCGAGAAATATGGAACTGTCTATGGCGACAGGCTCCGGCTGTTACAGGCCGACGTTCACCAGCTGCCCTTGGAAGACGGCAGTCTGGACAAGGCCATTTGCAACGGCACGTTTCCGCATTTTCACGATAAAGCCTTGGCACTGGCTCAGCTCCACAGGGTTTTAAGTCCCGGCGGCACACTGGCCATCCACCATTTTATCGGAAGAAACCGGCTCAATGCGATCCATGCCCAATCGGCCAACGAATGGATTCGTCAGGACCAGCTTGAGCCGGTGACGAAATTAGCCGCGCTAGCCGGGGCAGCCGGATTTGCCGTTCAAATGAGCATCGACAGCGAGACCGAGTATGGCCTGATTGCGGTGAAGCCATGACCAATTCCTCCCCAATAATTGCCGCCGGGGTTTCCGCGATTACCATCGCCGATCTGTGGGTCGGCTACGGCCAGGCTCCGGTGCTACGCGATCTCTCTCTGAATCTGGCGGCTGGCAGGTCGCTGGGGATCGCCGGGCCCAACGGCTCCGGCAAGTCTACCTTGTTCAAAGCGATTCTGGGACTCATCCCGCCAAGCCGCGGCGAGATTGCCATTCTGGGGCGGCGGCTCGCCGCCGAGCGGGATCGCGCCTGGGTCCGGCGCCAGGTGGGTTATGTGCCGCAACAGCTCTTTCCGGGCCGTTTGCCGGTTTCGGTCCTCGACGCCGTACTGATGGGGCGCTGGGGGAAGACTTTCGGTTTTTTCAAGCATCCCGGCGCCGCCGACCGGTCGGCGGCCCGTCAGGCATTGCTGGAGGTGGGGCTGGTCGGGCACGAGCGTTCCGATTGCCGTTCGCTGTCCGGCGGCGAACAGCAAAAAGTGGCCATTGCCCGCGCCTTGGTCCGCGACGCTTCCATCTTGCTCTTGGATGAACCCACCACCTACCTGGATCAACGATCCAAGGCGGATCTCGTGGCGATGATCGAGCGGCTCCGGCACCAACGGCGGCTCACTGTCGTTACGGTCAGCCACGATGCCGGCCATTTACGGGAGATTACCGACGTCATTCTCCGGTTACGGGATGGACGGTTGGAGGAGATGCCATGAACTTGCTGGATTTCATCCGGGTGCCGCTGTTTCAGCGGGCTTTCCTGGGCTGTCTCTTTTCGGGGCTGGGCTTGTCGTTGCTGGGTTTGGTGATCCTCAGCCTCAACCTGACCACCATCCGTTTCGCATTGATGCACGTCGCGCTGTTAGGAGCGGCGCTGGCGCTGGTTCTGGGCTTTCCGCCCCTGGCCGGGGCGCTGGCCGGCATCGTGATCGCCTCCCTCCTGTTGGGACCGGCGAGCGACTCCATCAAATTGGACACCGGGAATATCGGAGCCATCTTTATGACCGGCTCGCTGGGACTCGCCTTTATGCTGTTTTATAAAGCGGGAATACCGGCGATGGATGCTTTCGCGCTGTTCACCGGCAATGTGCTGGCCCTGGAAAAAGCCGATTTATGGGCCATCGGGATCCTCACCTGCCTGATCCTCGCGGTTTTCAGCCTGTTTTACCGGGAGATTCAAATGATGCTTTACAACCCGGAGCTGGCGGAGAGCCTGGGGGTTCCGGTGAAATGGCTGCGGAACGGCTTATTGTTGCTGGCCGGTTTGGCCATTGGCCTCAGCATCCGGACGGTGGGGGCGTTGTTGATCGATGCCGCGGTATTATTGCCGGCCATGGCCGCTTTGGCTGT containing:
- a CDS encoding metal ABC transporter permease, whose protein sequence is MNLLDFIRVPLFQRAFLGCLFSGLGLSLLGLVILSLNLTTIRFALMHVALLGAALALVLGFPPLAGALAGIVIASLLLGPASDSIKLDTGNIGAIFMTGSLGLAFMLFYKAGIPAMDAFALFTGNVLALEKADLWAIGILTCLILAVFSLFYREIQMMLYNPELAESLGVPVKWLRNGLLLLAGLAIGLSIRTVGALLIDAAVLLPAMAALAVARGLKSALILAAGFGILSQVGGLAASMILDLPSGASITLAAVCVLGAVGVCRAIMPKIERSR
- a CDS encoding SPL family radical SAM protein, with product MKTIPTKSILAPFKNPESWFGKRYNMNLYRGCTHGCIYCDSRSDCYRIPDFDELAVKEGALAILEKELRSKREKGIVGMGAMSDPYNPLEKQLMLTGKSLELLDKHGFGVHIPTKSDLVTRDIPILQSIARHSPVSIGITITASEDGLAGMIEPAAPSSSRRFAALQELARHGIYAGILMMPILPFISDQPENILTLVRTAAECGARYIFPWFGLTLRPGQREFFYRALDRHYPGLKERYQATYGNAYECLSPDHRRLWRMFTRECQSRDIRYRMPDIIEGAKRMPVSNQLPLF
- a CDS encoding class I SAM-dependent methyltransferase; the protein is MQNFAMDLNRMAFFEGLAEQWDVVGTPPSPAKVAAFLEKVGLESGDRVLDLGTGTGLMIPYIFGWDPATVWAVDLSPKMLAKVREKYGTVYGDRLRLLQADVHQLPLEDGSLDKAICNGTFPHFHDKALALAQLHRVLSPGGTLAIHHFIGRNRLNAIHAQSANEWIRQDQLEPVTKLAALAGAAGFAVQMSIDSETEYGLIAVKP
- a CDS encoding metal ABC transporter ATP-binding protein; this translates as MTNSSPIIAAGVSAITIADLWVGYGQAPVLRDLSLNLAAGRSLGIAGPNGSGKSTLFKAILGLIPPSRGEIAILGRRLAAERDRAWVRRQVGYVPQQLFPGRLPVSVLDAVLMGRWGKTFGFFKHPGAADRSAARQALLEVGLVGHERSDCRSLSGGEQQKVAIARALVRDASILLLDEPTTYLDQRSKADLVAMIERLRHQRRLTVVTVSHDAGHLREITDVILRLRDGRLEEMP